From a single Nocardioides sp. dk884 genomic region:
- a CDS encoding class E sortase, producing MISTGIRAVAEVAITAGLVLLAFAFYLLVWTNQQTQAAQRGLMDDFRELTSDGAQKSAEASTPRAGEGFGVLHIPALGDDWEWVVVEGVGDSDLARGPGHFPGTALPGQVGNFAIAGHRATHGEPFANLDQVGEGDRIIVETVGKWLVYEVTWSRIVSPSAVEVVEPVAGFPGAKPTARTMTLVTCHPRWGSSERLVLGAELVERYAAEAGPPPDLA from the coding sequence GTGATCTCCACCGGAATCCGCGCCGTCGCCGAGGTCGCGATCACCGCGGGACTGGTGCTGCTGGCCTTCGCCTTCTATCTGCTGGTCTGGACCAACCAGCAGACCCAGGCCGCGCAGCGCGGCCTGATGGACGACTTCCGCGAGCTCACCTCGGACGGCGCCCAGAAGTCCGCCGAGGCGAGCACCCCGCGGGCCGGTGAGGGCTTCGGCGTCCTCCACATCCCCGCCCTGGGCGATGACTGGGAGTGGGTGGTCGTCGAGGGCGTCGGCGACTCCGACCTCGCCCGCGGCCCGGGCCACTTCCCCGGCACCGCGCTGCCCGGACAGGTCGGCAACTTCGCCATCGCCGGGCACCGCGCCACCCACGGGGAGCCCTTCGCGAACCTCGACCAGGTCGGCGAGGGCGACCGCATCATCGTCGAGACCGTCGGCAAGTGGCTGGTCTATGAGGTCACCTGGAGCCGCATCGTCAGCCCCAGCGCCGTCGAGGTCGTCGAGCCGGTCGCCGGCTTCCCGGGCGCCAAGCCCACGGCGCGCACCATGACGTTGGTGACCTGCCACCCGCGCTGGGGCTCCAGCGAGCGGCTCGTCCTCGGCGCCGAGCTCGTGGAGCGGTACGCCGCCGAGG